In one Culex quinquefasciatus strain JHB chromosome 2, VPISU_Cqui_1.0_pri_paternal, whole genome shotgun sequence genomic region, the following are encoded:
- the LOC6033187 gene encoding LOW QUALITY PROTEIN: glutamic acid-rich protein (The sequence of the model RefSeq protein was modified relative to this genomic sequence to represent the inferred CDS: inserted 1 base in 1 codon), which yields MNLNERIIGNQPFVQTVDEAGATCAIGSIGAGLVPFIATTAFRPALIASPGNGTTGGDKPQRPNNNNGPPLLLKQQTEVIHLSPHHLNHPLQPLNQQPLVLQQQLKATAKSRSLSTGSYITKESSVHSSVEKISKSNSNSDLNENAQKTIDTIPKNKSLEDSRTITKLNQSRSPMRKPILRKSKKIVRTDSEFLKGNIYESSLSSSQYTPTHEKRXEFAELRSSNPSSETHKSTDESSKNISTDEIDTVFSDTIELEQMEADYKMHLKNNLQREYKSDSDTLDEVGKKQPDYNTWKNQSYENTFDIFEEKEQECEYSETSDKEDAQSTEPSTKVEAERSKSMEVSAPRKASDSSNLKAGRTITRPTELELGTSSDGSKHPSVDGPFGHIFEKNLGRFKKMNKLLKCKRFSTSALYDKKSKPNFKETLFFEDKPSPVKTNTTDASRSPEKSLQSQSKASISSSKSSLFGTKKSNMFTNLKSKRFPFSSGANAANANANAKTSPNKSKSNSEISYSRTKSTKGSKKAAKNNSTACLNLETTCTSPLSEAFYNTTGSVRLSAMELYEKFCSQDFSGLYKHESIRMDHGDGANGSDCGQYDPQRNLGAIRKYKRNNFKLLRQKSEPKFSFRSDTLYENEDSYEEACYPDEEAKEEYVVDEYGQFMYDEQYYEEDIEHLSIENIYYRGNLVREDGTVVETYHYEEEVDEEELEEEEDEEEYEEDEDEQEECEQGLELDARGLQPPHADMAASTDSDCDEIYLMPQNESKKLIIHDFLFHHSNNEFDNADDEEEYEGAASNVQVTERRRRSKDQETLTIYKICSKESIIDSKSDLDNIPLGSSLDSYFLKSDCLTALERTASLELLSNSSGTLNKSTLTDYAFDTVKNVNLDSCSTSRLSLSLKSEIFEETLANAAADSGSGEIKPIKNWNIEDFTLTPDGSFSDETMDELIKSHMVDDGEKRSPTEANDTSTVPVVETTPPDPSNPATSEYTIIDLDEEPYLLDPTISDFTNEITKEFDLLFSRAETESRVASYSGSPEHEDDGDEEIPQENPLTQCQFDQLLGVARPSLIELPTRHSMQKLEPINLDADEITITRHTEDQLNTQHDSAKAVAVDNNNKCSKVDKHKPADDDRRTMTSSSTTATVSSVSSSDRLRKARSQSLGNLKNKTKCFPL from the exons ATGAACCTGAACGAGCGCATCATCGGTAACCAACCGTTTGTCCAGACCGTTGACGAGGCCGGTGCTACGTGTGCCATCGGTAGTATCGGTGCCGGGCTGGTCCCGTTCATCGCGACCACCGCCTTTAGACCCGCGTTGATCGCCAGCCCCGGCAACGGCACCACCGGCGGCGACAAGCCTCAAAgacccaacaacaacaacgggcCACCACTGTTGCTGAAGCAGCAAACCGAAGTCATCCACCTGTCGCCTCATCACCTGAATCACCCTCTTCAGCCACTAAACCAGCAGCCGCTGGTCTTGCAGCAACAGCTCAAGGCCACCGCCAAAAGCCGAAGCCTAAGTACGGGTTCCTACATTACTAAAGAATCGAGTGTTCATTCTAGCGTAGAGAAGATTTCCAAATCCAATAGCAATTCCGACCTGAACGAGAACGCGCAAAAGACGATCGACACAATTCCGAAGAACAAATCCCTAGAAGATAGTAGAACGATAACGAAGCTCAATCAATCGCGCTCGCCGATGCGCAAACCGATCCTGCGCAAGTCCAAGAAGATCGTCCGCACCGACTCGGAGTTCCTCAAGGGCAACATCTACGAGTCCAGCCTGTCGAGCTCGCAGTACACGCCGACGCACGAGAAGC CGGAGTTTGCCGAGCTCCGCAGCAGCAATCCATCCTCGGAAACACACAAATCGACCGACGAGAGTTCGAAAAACATCTCGACGGACGAAATCGACACCGTGTTCTCCGACACCATCGAGCTGGAACAGATGGAAGCCGACTACAAAATGCACCTCAAGAACAACCTGCAGCGGGAATACAAAAGCGACAGCGACACGCTGGACGAAGTGGGCAAAAAGCAACCCGACTACAACACGTGGAAGAACCAAAGCTACGAAAACACCTTCGACATCTTCGAGGAGAAAGAGCAGGAGTGCGAATACAGCGAAACGTCGGACAAAGAGGACGCACAAAGCACAGAGCCAAGCACGAAGGTGGAAGCCGAGCGGTCGAAAAGCATGGAAGTCTCCGCACCTCGAAAAGCCAGCGATAGCAGCAACCTCAAAGCGGGCAGAACAATCACTCGTCCCACCGAACTTGAGCTGGGCACCTCGTCGGACGGTAGCAAGCATCCTTCCGTTGACGGACCGTTTGGACACATCTTCGAGAAAAATCTAGGCCGTTTCAAAAAGATGAACAAACTGCTCAAGTGCAAGCGGTTCAGCACTTCCGCCCTGTACGACAAAAAGTCCAAACCAAACTTCAAGGAAACGCTCTTCTTCGAAGATAAACCATCTCCCGTCAAAACCAATACGACGGACGCATCGCGATCCCCCGAAAAATCTCTCCAGTCCCAATCGAAGGCATCCATCAGCTCATCCAAGTCTTCCCTGTTCGGTACAAAGAAAAGCAACATGTTCACCAATCTCAAAAGCAAAAGGTTTCCATTTTCGAGCGGTGCTAACGCGGCAAACGCCAACGCTAACGCCAAGACGTCCCCAAACAAATCAAAGTCCAACAGCGAAATCAGCTACTCCCGGACAAAGTCAACCAAAGGTTCGAAAAAAGCAGCCAAAAACAACAGCACCGCATGTTTGAACCTCGAAACGACCTGCACGTCACCGCTGTCGGAAGCGTTCTACAACACCACCGGAAGTGTGCGGCTCAGCGCGATGGAACTGTACGAAAAGTTTTGCTCGCAAGACTTTAGCGGGCTCTACAAGCACGAGTCCATTCGGATGGACCATGGGGACGGAGCGAACGGGTCCGACTGCGGCCAGTACGATCCGCAGCGAAATTTGGGTGCGATCCGGAAGTACAAACGGAACAACTTCAAGCTGCTCCGGCAGAAAAGTGAGCCCAAGTTTTCGTTCCGTTCGGACACGCTGTACGAGAACGAGGACAGCTACGAAGAGGCGTGCTATCCGGACGAGGAAGCGAAGGAGGAGTACGTGGTGGATGAGTACGGTCAGTTTATGTACGACGAGCAGTACTACGAGGAAGACATTGAACATTTGAGCATAGAGAACATCTACTACCGGGGGAACCTGGTTCGGGAGGATGGAACCGTCGTGGAGACGTACCACTACGAAGAGGAAGTGGATGAAGAAGAGTTGGAAGAAGAGGAAGATGAAGAAGAATACGAAGAGGACGAAGATGAGCAAGAGGAGTGCGAACAGGGTTTGGAGTTGGATGCTCGAGGGTTGCAGCCACCACATGCCGATATGGCGGCTTCGACGGACTCGGACTGTGACGAAATCTACTTGATGCCGCAGAATGAGTCTAAGAAGCTGATCATTCACGACTTCCTGTTTCATCACAGTAACAACGAGTTTGATAATGCCGACGACGAAGAAGAGTACGAAGGTGCGGCATCGAACGTGCAGGTTACCGAGCGAAGGAGGAGGAGTAAAGATCAGGAAACGCTGACGATCTACAAGATCTGTTCGAAGGAGAGCATCATAGACTCGAAGAGTGATTTAGACAATATTCCGCTGGGTTCGTCGCTCGATTCGTATTTCCTCAAGTCGGATTGCCTGACGGCGCTCGAGCGGACAGCCTCACTGGAGctactgagcaattccagcGGAACCCTGAACAAGTCAACGTTAACCGATTACGCATTTGATACTGTTAAAAATGTAAACCTAGATAGTTGTAGCACGTCGAGACTGAGCTTATCGTTGAAAAGCGAAATCTTTGAAGAAACACTAGCGAACGCCGCCGCTGACAGTGGCTCCGGTGAGATCAAACCAATCAAGAACTGGAACATCGAAGACTTTACCCTGACACCGGACGGATCGTTCTCGGACGAAACAATGGACGAGCTGATAAAGTCCCACATGGTGGACGACGGGGAGAAGAGATCGCCAACGGAGGCAAACGATACCAGTACGGTGCCGGTGGTAGAAACGACTCCTCCGGATCCGTCGAATCCAGCGACAAGCGAGTACACCATAATCGATCTGGACGAGGAGCCGTACCTGCTGGATCCAACGATCTCGGACTTTACCAACGAGATCACGAAGGAGTTTGATCTGCTGTTCTCCCGTGCGGAAACCGAATCCCGAGTTGCCAGCTATTCCGGCAGTCCCGAACACGAAGACGATGGCGACGAGGAGATCCCGCAGGAGAACCCACTGACACAGTGCCAGTTCGATCAGCTGCTCGGAGTAGCTCGACCGTCGCTGATCGAACTACCCACGCGCCACTCGATGCAAAAGCTGGAACCCATTAACCTAGACGCTGATGAGATAACCATTACAAGACACACCGAGGACCAACTCAATACGCAACACGATAGTGCCAAAGCAGTAGCTGTAGATAACAACAACAAGTGTAGTAAGGTAGATAAGCATAAACCTGCGGACGACGATCGGAGGACGATGACGAGCAGCTCAACGACGGCAACGGTGAGCTCAGTCTCGAGCAGCGATCGTTTACGGAAGGCTCGAAGTCAATCCCTGGGTAACCTAAAGAATAAAACCAAATGTTTTCCATTATAG